The sequence below is a genomic window from Glycine max cultivar Williams 82 chromosome 20, Glycine_max_v4.0, whole genome shotgun sequence.
GCCGGAGCCACCACAGCAGCCTCGTGAAACTCCTCGGCGCGTCGGTCTCCGGCGCCGTCATCTTCCTCGTCTACGAGTTCGTCCCCGGCGCCAGCCTCGCCGACTGCCTCCGCAACCGCCGGAACCCTAGCTTCACCGATCTCAAGACGTGGATCTCTCGGATGCAGATCGCATCCGACGTGGCGCACGGTCTCGATTACATCCACAATTTCTCCGGCTCCGGTTCGGATTCCGAAGCCGGATTCGTTCACAATCATATCAAGATTTCGAGCATTGTAATCACGGAGGAGAATCTGCGCGCGAAAATCTGCCACTTCGGCGCGTCAGACCTCTGCGGCGAGGCCGTCGCCGGCGAAGGCGAGCCATCCGGCGGCCGGATGGTGAGGATCGAGGGGAGGAGGGGCTACATGGCGCCGGAGTTTCAGATCAGCGGCCTCGCGACGAAGAAGACCGACGTGTACGCCTTCGGAGTGGTTGTTTTGGAGCTGCTGAGCGGGGAAGAGGCGTTGAAGTTCGAATTCAACGACGACGGAGGTTATCGGAGGATTAGCGTGGTGGAGACGGCGAAGATTGCGGCGGAGGTGAACGGCGGCGTGAGGAAGTGGGCGGATAAGAGGCTGAGGGATTCGTTTCCCGTGAAAGTTGCGGAGAGAATGCTTCGGGTCGGGTTGGAGTGTGTTTGCGATGACCCGAATGAGAGACCCGACATGGGTCGGGTCTCGAATGAGGTGTCGAAGCTGTATTTGGAATCGAAGGAGTGGGATGAAAAAATGGGAACCGATATTGACTTGTCGGTGTCGTTGGCCCCACGGTGACGTTTTTTTGGGTTTGAGAGATTTTTATTTCCATTCTTTTTAACACTATGAATTTTGATTGtaaataaagaaagagaaaaactgATTGTGTAATTTCATACTTGTATATGATACGATTACGGATTGTGTAAAATGTTGTTGATAGGTTTGAAGCACTCAAATCAACCAATTCTGGCTTGAATGGAATGAAAGGATACTGCGTTGTGTAGAATTTGGAGTTGGATATGTTTGgaacaaaataaacatatttaattacacAAATTTAGTTGAGCAAGCATCAAGTATATTTGACTGCAACATAGGGCGGTTCACAATTTTTTATGAGCATGTAAGGATGTCGTCATCATGTTTCAGTCAATATGAGTTATCAGTTGTCGTTGGGATTTTCATATCTTTCCAATCAAGATCAGTTATCATTAGTAATTTGATTGTTGTTTTCAGCTGACATTGGTTTGTTCTAGGATAACAAGTCATCCTTTCCTTATCATTTTGAGTAGTGCTAGAAGCAATCATCTCATCTATAATGAAATGTCAATATATGAATAGAGTAAATACAATTATTAACATTCTAACATTAAGAATTTCTCTTTTATGTGATTGTACTTGATCTTGCTTATATTTTTAAGCACTTgcgattcttcttcttcttttttttttatcagtacgTGAAATTCTACTACATtcacaaatacaaaaaatattttttttaaaaaattatttacaaaatcggtaaacatttttatataattatattattaaataagaattgattttaatagtgttaaaactctatttacaTTTCTTCCCCAAAGATCAGAGTCAAAGCCACATACTATGGGCTGAAGCAAAAACTCTAGAGGGCAATTGCTTTATGCACCC
It includes:
- the LOC100820374 gene encoding lysM domain receptor-like kinase 3 is translated as MCKSKKSTSVIQPRTRTNTKRTNSPRPHRTRTPTSSSSNYETSTRDVPITESRSYVFENNNNSNTNYDFEWSKTSSISSRASLSSLRDTLPENPNIYHFSEIAAATANFSSPRLSSSSWRCVIRQRDVVVSRRNFRQQIDLPELSRRLALICRSHHSSLVKLLGASVSGAVIFLVYEFVPGASLADCLRNRRNPSFTDLKTWISRMQIASDVAHGLDYIHNFSGSGSDSEAGFVHNHIKISSIVITEENLRAKICHFGASDLCGEAVAGEGEPSGGRMVRIEGRRGYMAPEFQISGLATKKTDVYAFGVVVLELLSGEEALKFEFNDDGGYRRISVVETAKIAAEVNGGVRKWADKRLRDSFPVKVAERMLRVGLECVCDDPNERPDMGRVSNEVSKLYLESKEWDEKMGTDIDLSVSLAPR